One genomic segment of Oncorhynchus masou masou isolate Uvic2021 chromosome 16, UVic_Omas_1.1, whole genome shotgun sequence includes these proteins:
- the rhov gene encoding rho-related GTP-binding protein RhoV, which translates to MPPQMDYYREESRVPSSCGLINEEAGLEREFAPGLERESAPGLEREFAPGLDRESAPGLDRESAPGLEREPAAISCMLVGDGAVGKTSMIVSYTSNGYPTEYKQTGFDVFSGQVQVGGASVRIQLLDTAGQEVFDDFRSLSYSHTDVFLLCFSVVNPTSFHNVTHKWIPEIRACNPSAPIILVGTQSDLLLDVNVLINLARCGVKPVLTNRARSVAVKIRAADYVECSSLTQKNLKEAFDAAIFAAIKHKARKEKRQLSDRRSKAFSKCSWKKLFCFI; encoded by the exons ATGCCACCTCAAATGGATTATTATCGTGAAGAATCCCGCGTCCCCTCTTCATGCGGATTGATAAACGAAGAGGCCGGGTTGGAGAGGGAGTTCGCGCCGGGGTTGGAGAGGGAGTCAGCGCCGGGGTTGGAGAGGGAGTTCGCGCCGGGGTTGGACAGGGAGTCAGCGCCGGGGTTGGACAGGGAGTCAGCGCCGGGGTTGGAGAGGGAGCCAGCGGCTATCAGCTGTATGCTGGTGGGGGACGGGGCGGTGGGAAAGACAAGCATGATAGTCAGTTACACCAGCAATGGATACCCCACGGAATACAAACAGACCGGCTTTGATGTCTTTTCAG GTCAGGTCCAAGTAGGAGGAGCCTCAGTCAGAATACAACTACTGGACACAGCTGGACAG GAGGTGTTTGACGATTTCcgctccctctcctactcccacACGGATGTCTTCCTGCTCTGCTTCAGTGTGGTCAACCCCACCTCCTTCCACAATGTCACCCACAAGTGGATCCCAGAGATCCGAGCCTGCAACCCCTCAGCTCCCATCATCCTCGTGGGCACCCAGTCCGACCTCCTGCTGGACGTCAACGTCCTGATCAACCTGGCCCGCTGCGGGGTCAAACCAGTGCTGACCAATCGGGCGCGGAGCGTGGCGGTGAAGATCAGAGCGGCGGACTATGTGGAATGTTCTTCGTTGACACAGAAGAACTTAAAAGAGGCGTTCGACGCGGCCATCTTTGCTGCCATCAAACACAAGGCCAGGAAGGAGAAGAGGCAGCTGTCGGACAGACGCAGCAAGGCCTTCTCTAAATGCAGCTGGAAGAAGTTATTCTGTTTTATCTGA